The nucleotide window AGTACGCTGTCGGGGCGCTGGCTTGGGTAGAGGTAAATGCCAAAGCGCAGATCATCGGCGGAGGCCTTCCCCTTCAGCGGAAACGATTTAAGGCGAAACGTCTGGCCCGTTAGCGGGGCGGGCGGGCCCTGCGCGGTGGCCGGGCGGGGCTCAGTAACTGATTCGGAAGAAGTTGCGGGTTGGCTGCCGGTATCGGGAGTTGAAGCGGGCTGTTCGGCCGGGCCGTTGCAGCTGCCCAAAGTCAGCAGGCCCGTTGTGCAGGCGAAAGTAAGGAAGACAGGAAAACGCATGGAAGCAGATAGTTGAATAAGGCGGCGCCAAGGTTTGGGCAGCGGGTCAAGCTTGTTGGCAATAAGCGCTACTACGAGAAGCTGGAGTATTTCGATAAGTCGGGCTTATGCATTGTCACCAAGCCAGAACGATCCGCTACAGCTTCCGCTGAAGCGGGCAGCTGAATGCGGCCGACAAGCTCCTGAGAGTTCGGGTTATTCAGTACTCAGATTAGGCTTGCGAGCTTAAGGTACTACCTGCCCGCCTGGCCCTCGGGTAGTAGCTTGAAATACGTGGCCACAAAGCGGTTATTCATTACCTCACCCTGCACTTCGGCCCGGCGGATGGCGTTGCAGAAACCATCCTGCGCGTGGGCGTCGCCGTGCGAGTCGATGCCGGTGCCCTCCATAAAGTAGGCTTTATCCTTGATGCGCACGGCCAGGTCGCAGCTTTTGCCTGGCAGGCCCAGCCGGCACTGCCCGCAGGCGGCTTCCACTACCTGCACGGGCCTGGCTTTGTCGGGCGCGTCGGCCACCGGGGCCGGTGCAACCGACTGAGCCTGGGCGGTGGCAACGCTGGCGAAAGTCAGCAGCAGAAGGAAGAGCAAGGATTTCATACCGGGAAAAGCTGAGGAAAAACGTTGGGTAGGCAAGATAGTCAGGGCCCCGTAAAGCCAACAAAAAAGCGGCCCGTACCCTCAAGGCACGAGCCGCTTTCGGGGCCGAAACAGCGCAACGAGGCGTTACGGGAACTTCGGGTACTTCGAGAAATCCGGCTGGCGCTTCTCGATAAAGGCGTTGCGGCCTTCCTTGGCTTCTTCGCTGAGGTAGTACAGCAAAGTGGCGTTGCCGGCCAGCTCCTGAATCCCAGCCTGCCCGTCCAACTCGGCATTAAACGAGGATTTCAGCATGCGCAGCGCCAGAGGGCTCTTCTGCAGGATTTTGTGGCACCAGGCTACAGTGGTCTCTTCCAGCTTGTCCAGCGGCACCATTTTGTTTACGAGGCCCATGTCGAGAGCTTCCTGGGCGTCGTACTGGTCGCACAAAAACCAGATTTCGCGTGCTTTCTTCTGACCTACAATGCGAGCAAGGTAGGAGGCCCCAAAACCACCGTCGAACGAACCCACGTTGGGGCCGGTCTGTCCGAAGCGGGCGTTGTCGGCGGCAATGGTCAGGTCGCACACCACGTGCAGCACGTGCCCGCCCCCGATAGCCCAGCCAGCCACCATAGCCACCACGGGCTTGGGAATAGAGCGAATGATTTTCTGAAGCTCCAGCACGTTCAGGCGGGGTACGGTGTCTTCGCCCACGTAGCCGCCGTGGCCCCGCACGCTCTGGTCGCCACCCGAGCAGAAGGCCTTGCCGCCTTCGCCCGTGAGAATGATGACGCCGATATCGGTCCGGTCCTGGCAGATGCGCATGGCCTCAATCATTTCCTGCACCGTGAGCGGGGTGAAGGCGTTGTGCACCTGCGGGCGGTTGATGCTGATTTTGGCGATGCCGCCCGCCTGCGTGAAGAGGATTTCGCGGAACTCCTTGATGGTCGTCCAGTTCATAGGTAAGTCGTTGGTTTCTGCGTCTTCGGCGTTTTCTTCGGCGTCCTCTGCGGGCTTCGTCGTTGTGATAGATTAAGCCCGCAGAGGACGCGGATGATTGCGCAGAAGGCGCTGAGTGCTTTAGGAAAAAGAAGTGCGGACCGCAGCCCGGTACTGTTCAAAGAATTCGGCGTTGGTGGGGCTGTCGGTGGTGATTTCGAGCAGCCCGGCGCCGGATTCCGCTGCAAAGAAAACCGGTAGCGCCGACTCTAGTTCAGCAAATGTTGAAACGGCCAGGTAGCGCAGGCCAAAGTCGCGGGCCGTATTCTCGCCTCGCAGGGGCTGGCGCGTCTCAAAAAACTCTTCTAGCTCCGGCTGCTGGCGCGGCCCGTCAATCAGCCGGAAAATGCCCCCGGCGTGGTTATTCAGCAGAATCACGCGTAGGTTGGTTGTAGGGTAGTTGTGCCAGAAGGCGTTGCGGTCGTAAAAGAAAGCCACGTCGCCGGTAAGCAGCACCACCGGCCGCGCGGGCTGAGCCAGGGCCGCGCCCACGGCCGTGCTGGTGCAGCCGTCGATGCCGCTGGTGCCGCGGTTGGCAAACACTTCCACGAAGCGCTCCGGCGGCAGTCCCAGAATGTTGGCGTAGCGCACGGCCATGCTGTTGGCCAGGTGCAGGGCCGTGCGGTCGGGCAAGTGCTGCAGGGCGCGGTAGATAGCCGTAAACTCGTTAAAAGGCTGATTGGGCTTTTGCATGAATTCGCGCAGAAACCCCATGGCCCAGTTTTCCGCCGCCAGCCACGGCCGCAGGTAAGCCGCCTTGGCCAAGTCCGACTCAGTAGCGGTCCAGGTCAGGCGGGCGGGTTGCCCCAGCGGCTGGGGCACCGGTGCCACGCGGGTAGCATCGGGCTGGGCAGCTTGGCTGGATGCGGTAATGGTTGGAATCGAACCATCAGAAGCCAGGGCCGCATAAGAAGTTGAACCTTCCCCACTCAGCGCCGCAAAGAAATCGGCCGGCCCCATCCGCACCACCTTCGTTAAGGCCTGGAAGGTATCGGCCACTGCCCCGGCGGGTTGCACGTGCCAGTGCTGGGCAGGTTTGGCGTTGCGCAGATACAGCTTCAGGGCTTTGGAAATGAGCGACTGGCCGAAGGTGATGAGCAGCTCCGGTTTCAGGGCTTCCTTCAGGCCCGGCTCCGGCACGGCCATAAATACGTCCTGGCGGCCCAGGGGGCGTCGGCGCTGTTCGTAGCCGGGAGCAGCGGGCAGGTGCAGGTTGGCAATTACGTCGCCCACCACGGGCGCCTGCCAGGCCGCCGCAAACCGGTGCAAGGCCAGCAGCAGCTCCGTATCGGCGGGGTGCTGGCCGGCCACTACCAGCACGCGGCTGGTATTACGGATAGCGTCGCGCAGCTCTGCCAGCGTGGAGGCGGGCAGCTGCGGCCGGCCGGGCAGCTCACGGGTTACGCGTACTGGCCCGAACTGCAGCTCCTCGCCTTGCTGGGGGTAAAATGGCTCCCGCAGCGGCACGTTCACCTGCACCGGCCCGGCCGGAAACTGCTCGGCCAGCCCAATGGCTTCCGACACGAGGCGCGTCGCGTGCCAATGCGCGTCGGCGTGAGTGGTATCGGCCGGGAACTGGAAGGAGCCTTTGGCATGCGCCCCGTACAGGTCGGCCTGGCGGATGGTTTGGCCATCGAGTTGGTCTATCCACTCCGGGGGGCGGTCGGCGGTGAAAACCACCAGCGGAATTTGCTGAAAATAGGCTTCCGCCACGGCCGGGGCGTAGTTCAGGCCGGCGGTGCCGGAGGTGCAAACCAGCGCCACGGCCCGCTTTTGCGCCTGGGCCAGCCCCAGCGCGATGAAGGCGGCGGCCCGCTCGTCGGGCACCGTGCGCACCTGAATCCCGGGGTGGCGGGCAAAAGCAATGGTAAGCGGCGCGCACCGGGAGCCGGGCGACAGCACCACGTCCGTAATGCCCAGCTGAGCGCAGATTTCGGGAATGTTATGAACCGCTTGGAGGGAAGCCATAGGTGGAAGGTAGCGCGAGTCTGAGGTCCGGTACGTCGGAACAGGTATAGGGGAGGCTGTAAATGGACGTTAGAGTTGAATGTGCGCCGGGTTTACGCCGGCTTCGCGCATAATGGTACAGGCTACATCATAGAGAAAGTCCCGTTCCTCCGTGTCAAAATCGTCGGTGTCCCATTCCTCCAAAAACGACTGCACGCTGGCCGTCAGCTCCGGGCTGCCCGGGGCGGCGGTAGGCAGCGCGGCCTGCAGGTGGCGTACAAAGTCGATAATAGCCTGCTGCATATCCTGCTGTACTTCCTCATCAGATGGGTTAAGGCCTCTGGCCGGCCAACTCTCCGCCGGAAAGTTATTGCGGGTGACGTAGGTTTCGAGCTGTTGGTGAAGGCTGGTTTCCATAAGGAGAAAAATAAGTGAATGATATGCTCGGGGTAGGCTGAAGCCCGGGCGTATTTACTCCAGAATAGCGCCTACGGTGCGCAGCTTCAGCTCGGTTTCCTGCCACTCCCGGGCCGGGTCGGAGTCGATGGTGAGGCCGGTGCCGGCGTAGAGGATGGCTTCGGTGGGCCGCAGCTGCAGGCAGCGCAGATTTACAAACAACCGCGTGACGCCCGCGTTAGGTAGGTTTACGGGCCCCAGGAACCCCGCGTAGTAGGCCCGGTCATAGTTTTCGTGTTGGCGCAGAAAATCCAGGGCCGGCTGCCGGGGCACACCGCCCACGGCCGGGGTGGGGTGGAGCAGGCGCAGCATATCGGTACCCAAAGATGGAAAAGGAACCTGGTCGAGGTGCACGGCAAAATCGGTGCGCAGGTGCAGGAGCTGCCCGGCCACTACCGTGCGCGGCCCCTGCTCGTCGTACTCGCGCAGGCGCAGCTGCTTAAAGCAGTTCACGATGTAGCGGGCCACCAGCGCGTGCTCTTCGATGTCTTTGTGCGCCCACTTGGCCGTGGCGGGTTTCATGCCCGGCAGCAGCGGCTGGGTGCCGGCCAGCGCCATTGTCCGGAACGTGTTGCTTTCGTCGATTTCGGCCAGCACTTCCGGCGTAGCGCCCAGCCAGGTGCCCGCGCCCGGCGCACTCACCAACGACACGAAGGCGTTGGGGTAGCGCGTCTGAAGCTCCTCAAACGCGGCCAAGGCATCAAACCCCGGCGGCAGGGGCCGAAGCACGGCCCGGCTCGATACCACTTTGCGCACGGTGCCGGCCTCAATGGCCTCCACGCCCGCTGCCACCAGGGTTTCATACTCGGGGCGGGAGGCGGTGGCCGGTGCGGGCTGCGGACTCACGTGCCAGGTTAGCGGGGCCTCGGCCGGCAGGGCGGCAAACCGCTGCCGCAGCTCCGGCAGTCGGGCCGCGGCCGCCGCGCTCACCTGGATTTCCTCGGGCCGGGCCAGGTCAAAGAATAAGTCGGCGGGGAAAAAGAACGGCGGGTTGTGGTCGGAGTCCCGGAACGGGAAAAAGGCAAAGCCCGCCGGGGCCGTAGGCTCCAGCGCGGGCGGCAGGCCGGCGTAGGCCGCGTCTACCTTCAAACTCAGGCAAAGGCGGGCATGGGCAGCACCGGGCAGCCGCCACAAAGCCACTGGTCGGCCGCTGCTCAGGGCCAAAGCCACCAGCTGGCGCAGCCGGACCGCTACGGGCAAAGCCGGGTTCCAGGTTATCTGCTGCAAGCTGCTCATGCCTTATCCGGGGCTGCGGGAAGGTCGATGACGGCCATGGTAATGCGGCTGATGCACACCAGCGCGCCGGTTTCTTCATGGGTAATGCGGATTTCCCAGACCTGCGTGCTGCGCCCCACGTGCAGCGCCGTGGCCCGCCCAACTACGTACCCCTCGCGCACGCCCTTGATGTGGTTGGCGTTGATTTCCAGGCCTACGCAGGCTTGCTTGGTGGGGTCGATTTTGGTGGCGGCCCCGATGCTGCCCAGCGTTTCGGCCAACGCCACGGAGGCGCCGCCGTGCAGCAAACCCATCGGCTGGTGGGTGCGGCCGTCTACGGGCATGCGGCCTTCGAGGTAGTCGGGGGTGAGGGCAGTCAGTTCAATTCCGAGCGTATCGGCCAGAGTCGGGCGCTTGCGTACCCAGTGCTGCAGTTGTTCGAGCGTCATATAAAGAAAGAGGCCAGAGGAAAGACCGTCGGAACGGTATAACCGCAAACGCCGCCTCAAGGATGCCGCGAAGCTAGCCAACGCCCCGGAAAAGATGCCGCCCGATGCGCAAAGCCCGGCGGAAAGCGTGTATTTTAACGGCTCATAGCAAATGCAGCGGGCCAGTGAGCGTCAAAAAAATTTACCTTATCCGACACGGACAAACCGATTTCAACGTGCAGGGCATCGTGCAGGGCAGCGGCGTCGACTCCGACCTGAACGCGGCCGGGCGGCGGCAGGCAACCCAGTTTTTTGCCGCCTATCAGCACGTGCCGTTCGCCAAAGTGTATACATCGGGGCTGCGGCGCACCCATCAATCGGTACAGGGGTTTCTGGAACTGGGTTTGCCGCACGAGCAGCACCCAGGCCTCAACGAAATCAGCTGGGGCGTGCGCGAAGGCACCCGCATCACACCCGAAGAAGATGAAGAGTACCACTACGTGCTGCAGCAATGGCGCCTGGGCAATACCAGCCTGGCCATGCTGGGCGGCGAAAGTCCCGACGAGGTGGCGGCCCGGCAGCGCCCGGTAATTGACTTGCTCGTTTCCCGGCCCGAGGAAGAAACCGTGCTGGTGTGCATGCATGGCCGGGCCATGCGGGTGCTGCTGTGCCAGCTGCTGGGCTATCCGCTGAGCCAGATGGATTCCTTCGAGCACCACAACCTCTGCCTCTACAAGCTGCACTATACCGGCAGCCTGTTTACGGTGCGCAGCTTTCTGGATCTGCGGCACCTGCAGGAAACACGTTTCTAGTCAGACTGGCCGCTACCAGGCTCACTTACGTTAGCAGAACCAGCAGGCCAGGATTTCAGGGCGAATTTTCGCCGGGCTTTCCGGGCCTACAAGATAAAAGCGTAGTTTGCGCCCCCCAAAAATCCGGTCTATTTTTGACCCTCAACTCAACCGAAGACGCTGATGGCCGAAGTCATAAAAATGCCCAAAATGAGCGACACAATGACC belongs to Hymenobacter sp. J193 and includes:
- a CDS encoding histidine phosphatase family protein, which gives rise to MSVKKIYLIRHGQTDFNVQGIVQGSGVDSDLNAAGRRQATQFFAAYQHVPFAKVYTSGLRRTHQSVQGFLELGLPHEQHPGLNEISWGVREGTRITPEEDEEYHYVLQQWRLGNTSLAMLGGESPDEVAARQRPVIDLLVSRPEEETVLVCMHGRAMRVLLCQLLGYPLSQMDSFEHHNLCLYKLHYTGSLFTVRSFLDLRHLQETRF
- a CDS encoding chorismate-binding protein produces the protein MSSLQQITWNPALPVAVRLRQLVALALSSGRPVALWRLPGAAHARLCLSLKVDAAYAGLPPALEPTAPAGFAFFPFRDSDHNPPFFFPADLFFDLARPEEIQVSAAAAARLPELRQRFAALPAEAPLTWHVSPQPAPATASRPEYETLVAAGVEAIEAGTVRKVVSSRAVLRPLPPGFDALAAFEELQTRYPNAFVSLVSAPGAGTWLGATPEVLAEIDESNTFRTMALAGTQPLLPGMKPATAKWAHKDIEEHALVARYIVNCFKQLRLREYDEQGPRTVVAGQLLHLRTDFAVHLDQVPFPSLGTDMLRLLHPTPAVGGVPRQPALDFLRQHENYDRAYYAGFLGPVNLPNAGVTRLFVNLRCLQLRPTEAILYAGTGLTIDSDPAREWQETELKLRTVGAILE
- the menB gene encoding 1,4-dihydroxy-2-naphthoyl-CoA synthase; protein product: MNWTTIKEFREILFTQAGGIAKISINRPQVHNAFTPLTVQEMIEAMRICQDRTDIGVIILTGEGGKAFCSGGDQSVRGHGGYVGEDTVPRLNVLELQKIIRSIPKPVVAMVAGWAIGGGHVLHVVCDLTIAADNARFGQTGPNVGSFDGGFGASYLARIVGQKKAREIWFLCDQYDAQEALDMGLVNKMVPLDKLEETTVAWCHKILQKSPLALRMLKSSFNAELDGQAGIQELAGNATLLYYLSEEAKEGRNAFIEKRQPDFSKYPKFP
- the menD gene encoding 2-succinyl-5-enolpyruvyl-6-hydroxy-3-cyclohexene-1-carboxylic-acid synthase: MASLQAVHNIPEICAQLGITDVVLSPGSRCAPLTIAFARHPGIQVRTVPDERAAAFIALGLAQAQKRAVALVCTSGTAGLNYAPAVAEAYFQQIPLVVFTADRPPEWIDQLDGQTIRQADLYGAHAKGSFQFPADTTHADAHWHATRLVSEAIGLAEQFPAGPVQVNVPLREPFYPQQGEELQFGPVRVTRELPGRPQLPASTLAELRDAIRNTSRVLVVAGQHPADTELLLALHRFAAAWQAPVVGDVIANLHLPAAPGYEQRRRPLGRQDVFMAVPEPGLKEALKPELLITFGQSLISKALKLYLRNAKPAQHWHVQPAGAVADTFQALTKVVRMGPADFFAALSGEGSTSYAALASDGSIPTITASSQAAQPDATRVAPVPQPLGQPARLTWTATESDLAKAAYLRPWLAAENWAMGFLREFMQKPNQPFNEFTAIYRALQHLPDRTALHLANSMAVRYANILGLPPERFVEVFANRGTSGIDGCTSTAVGAALAQPARPVVLLTGDVAFFYDRNAFWHNYPTTNLRVILLNNHAGGIFRLIDGPRQQPELEEFFETRQPLRGENTARDFGLRYLAVSTFAELESALPVFFAAESGAGLLEITTDSPTNAEFFEQYRAAVRTSFS
- a CDS encoding hotdog fold thioesterase gives rise to the protein MTLEQLQHWVRKRPTLADTLGIELTALTPDYLEGRMPVDGRTHQPMGLLHGGASVALAETLGSIGAATKIDPTKQACVGLEINANHIKGVREGYVVGRATALHVGRSTQVWEIRITHEETGALVCISRITMAVIDLPAAPDKA
- a CDS encoding DUF6370 family protein, translated to MKSLLFLLLLTFASVATAQAQSVAPAPVADAPDKARPVQVVEAACGQCRLGLPGKSCDLAVRIKDKAYFMEGTGIDSHGDAHAQDGFCNAIRRAEVQGEVMNNRFVATYFKLLPEGQAGR